CTCTGCAGGAAAGATTCCGGCTCGAATAACCTCGAAAGAAACCGCGACCATTGCTCCGTCAGCTTCGACCTCACGTCGAGTCTCAATAACTCTTTCCCCGTCGCCAAGCCGGAGAACGTCTCTCTCATCTTCGGTGGGCGTCCGAACGCATTTGTCCGTGTAGCGTATTGTGGGATCCATCCCGGCGTTAGCGATTGTTTGCGACATCGATGTCAACTCCGACAGGTTTGAAGCCATAACAGCCTGGGCATCCGTCACGAATGTTCCCGAGCCGTGCCGACGGATCACGAGGCCCTGAGCCGCTAACTCCTGTAACGCCGACCGCAAGGTGTTCCGCGAGACGCCCAACTCAGAAGCTAGCGTCGGCTCGGACGCCAGTGCTTCCCCCGGCTCCCACTCACCCGCGTAAATGCGGTTCCTTAATTCTGCCGCGACATCTGCCGCAGCTCCGAGGTTCGGAGTTCTCATTGCCGGCGGAGTCAAAGCCGTACCCGTTTGCGAGTAAATGGGCCGCGAGTTCATGTCACTGTCCTTCGTGTAGTTTGGCGTGTAAT
The sequence above is a segment of the Schaalia radingae genome. Coding sequences within it:
- a CDS encoding GntR family transcriptional regulator gives rise to the protein MNSRPIYSQTGTALTPPAMRTPNLGAAADVAAELRNRIYAGEWEPGEALASEPTLASELGVSRNTLRSALQELAAQGLVIRRHGSGTFVTDAQAVMASNLSELTSMSQTIANAGMDPTIRYTDKCVRTPTEDERDVLRLGDGERVIETRREVEADGAMVAVSFEVIRAGIFPAEFDVEEMHGSIFTLCDLVGHSIKYASTDVHAVVGSDFGLSMEARDESFLGLHQLHFDRTHLPILYARSFFREGRFQFSMMRVRN